In Leucoraja erinacea ecotype New England chromosome 11, Leri_hhj_1, whole genome shotgun sequence, the following are encoded in one genomic region:
- the LOC129701440 gene encoding LOW QUALITY PROTEIN: sodium-dependent phosphate transport protein 2A-like (The sequence of the model RefSeq protein was modified relative to this genomic sequence to represent the inferred CDS: deleted 1 base in 1 codon) yields the protein MHGVAGTKPFPLPTVGGVAHSDHGYLCPGSSVNLVDGMDKFEIDSHSAKPWAFSKLDNSNVLQWRELDAKGKVRFILNSMMKMLLLFSFLYMFVCSLDVLSAAFQLAGGKVAGDIFKDNAILSNPVAGLVVGILVTVLVQSSSTSTSIIVSMVSSGLLGVQSAIPIIMGSNIGTSVTNTIVALMQAGDRNEFKRAFAGATVHDCFNWLSVLVLLPIEVASGFLYRLTKVVVGSFKIQTGKDAPNLLGIITDPFTDHIIKLDKSVITAIAIGDESFRNKSLVKIWCITRTVQVQDNITVDGLDKCTTPEMCWQDRNYTWTLVNRTYKENIEKCNHLFVNSTMPDLVVGLILLAGSLVVLCTCLVLIVKLLNSMLRGQVANAIKNVINTDFPYPFGWLAGYLAMVVGAGITFVVQSSSVFTSAITPLIGIGVINIERAYPLTLGSNIGTTTTAVLAALASPGDMLPSAFQIALSHFFFNIAGIILWYPIPITRFPIRMAKTLGERTAKYRWFAVLYLIICFLLLPSLIFGLSMAGWQVLIGVGAPFVGILIFIGITNVLQTRSPKYLPKKLHSWDFLPIWMHSLKPMDRIITNAAVCCTDHCICADKSDTREGTSQTELSSQMKVKAVCDNPAIAYLEEISVAQPSSPKLNRLPLQDITQL from the exons aGCTTGATGCAAAAGGGAAAGTGAGATTTATCTTGAACTCAATGATGAAGATGCTGCTCCTCTTTAGCTTTCTCTACATGTTTGTGTGCTCCCTCGATGTTCTCAGTGCAGCTTTTCAACTTGCTGGAG GCAAGGTGGCAGGTGATATTTTTAAGGACAATGCTATCCTGTCTAATCCCGTGGCTGGACTTGTGGTGGGAATCTTAGTCACCGTCTTGGTCCAAAGCTCAAGTACTTCAACGTCCATCATTGTCAGCATGGTGTCATCAGGAT TGCTGGGAGTGCAGTCTGCCATTCCAATTATTATGGGATCTAATATTGGAACCTCTGTAACAAATACCATTGTAGCTCTAATGCAA GCTGGGGACAGAAATGAATTCAAACG GGCATTTGCAGGGGCCACTGTCCACGATTGCTTCAATTGGCTCTCTGTGCTGGTACTGCTGCCGATCGAGGTTGCTAGCGGCTTCCTGTACCGGCTCACCAAGGTGGTGGTGGGGAGCTTCAAAATCCAGACAGGGAAGGATGCACCCAACCTTCTCGGTATCATTACCGATCCATTCACCGACCACATTATAAAG CTGGATAAATCTGTAATCACTGCCATAGCAATTGGAGATGAAAGTTTTCGGAATAAGAGTCTTGTGAAGATATGGTGCATAACAAGAACTGTACAG GTGCAGGACAACATCACAGTAGACGGTCTGGATAAATGTACAACACCAGAAATGTGCTGGCAGGATAGGAACTACACGTGGACCCTGGTCAACAGAACATACAAAGAAAACATCGAGAAAT GTAACCATTTGTTTGTGAATTCCACCATGCCTGATCTTGTAGTGGGGCTGATCCTGCTGGCTGGCTCGCTGGTTGTCCTGTGCACTTGCCTGGTTCTAATAGTCAAGCTACTGAATTCCATGCTGAGGGGGCAGGTCGCCAATGCCATCAAAAACGTCATTAACACTG ATTTCCCATACCCATTTGGCTGGCTGGCAGGCTACCTTGCCATGGTGGTGGGAgctggcattacctttgttgtaCAAAGCAGCTCCGTGTTTACTTCAGCCATCACTCCGCTTATTG GTATTGGGGTGATCAATATTGAACGTGCCTACCCATTAACCTTGGGATCCAATATTGGCACCACCACCACGGCAGTTTTGGCAGCTCTGGCCAGTCCAGGTGACATGTTACCAAGTGCTTTCCAG ATTGCGCTGTCCCATTTCTTTTTCAATATCGCTGGGATAATACTTTGGTACCCCATTCCGATCACCCGCTTCCCTATCCGCATGGCAAAAACTTTGGGTGAACGGACTGCCAAGTACCGCTGGTTTGCTGTTTTATATCTGATCATCtgcttccttctcctcccctcgctCATCTTCGGCCTTTCCATGGCAGGTTGGCAGGTTCTGATTGGAGTGGGTGCCCCGTTTGTTGGCATACTCATCTTCATTGgcatcaccaatgtcttgcaGACACgtagtcccaaatacctgccaAAGAAACTCCACTCGTGGGATTTCCTCCCCATCTGGATGCACTCCTTGAAGCCTATGGACCGCATCATCACTAATGCAGCCGTCTGCTGTACGGACCACTGCATTTGTGCCGACAAGAGTGATACGCGAGAGGGCACCAGCCAAACTGAGTTATCTTCACAGATGAAGGTGAAGGCAGTTTGTGACAACCCAGCCATCGCCTACCTGGAGGAAATTTCAGTTGCCCAACCCTCATCGCCCAAACTAAATAGATTGCCTTTGCAAGATATCACACAGCTGTAA